Proteins found in one Pocillopora verrucosa isolate sample1 chromosome 12, ASM3666991v2, whole genome shotgun sequence genomic segment:
- the LOC131778042 gene encoding PR domain zinc finger protein 14, protein MMEYADSSVYFPFTFTQQDIDNVLYGYIRTPEKTNNGFALSGIYINAPNSEIQWNPWLANISQVHQETTTCHPMPYMELFHEELYVQNLPETVKIVETVLPTGRHRAVFCGQRRISKGTRFGPYTGSIVLPLDLRSLEKNCVWEIFQDGELTHYVDGAGDQTNWMKYVNCARHEAEQNLVLIQEEGELFYEVSKDIAEGSELLVWYGDSYLKYMGIPITMKTKMTKMDNEGGIGGDSFACDRCGKVFAYKYYRDKHLKYTRCVDQGDRKYPCHLCNRSFEKRDRLRIHILHVHEKHRPHQCNQCGKRFSQSSSLNKHLRVHSGERPYKCPYCIKAFTASSILRTHIRQHSGEKPFKCRHCGKAFASHAAHDSHVRRTHTKEKPCICEFCGKAFAQSYELKFHMNMHTGEKPYTCEKCGRGFSSPSSRDRHRSNFDCTTRKNRAPKMMRKGSEGNESDLNGADADGFIAEEEQVK, encoded by the exons ATGATGGAATACGCTGATTCCTCTGTGTATTTTCCATTTACATTTACTCAACAAGACATTGACAATGTTCTTTACGGATACATTCGCACtccagaaaaaacaaacaatggattTGCATTGTCTGGAATCTACATCAACGCACCAAACAGTG AAATCCAGTGGAACCCATGGCTTGCCAACATTTCTCAAGTACATCAAGAAACAACCACGTGCCACCCCATGCCATATATGGAGTTGTTTCATGAAGAGCTGTACGTTCAAAACTTACCTGAGACTGTAAAAATTGTGGAGACAGTTTTACCGACTGGAAGACACAGAGCAGTGTTTTGTGGCCAGCGGAGGATTTCCAAAGGAACACGGTTTGGTCCGTACACGGGGAGTATTGTTTTACCGCTGGATTTGAGATCACTGGAAAAGAACTGCGTCTGGGAG ATATTTCAAGACGGAGAATTGACACATTATGTAGACGGAGCAGGCGACCAAACAAACTGGATGAAATACGTCAATTGTGCAAGGCACGAGGCCGAGCAGAACTTGGTACTCATTCAAGAAGAGGGAGAGCTATTTTATGAAGTCTCCAAGGACATTGCTGAAGGAAGCGAACTTTTGGTTTGGTATGGGGATAGCTACCTTAAATATATGGGTATTCCCATCACCATGAAAACCAAAATGACCAAGATGGACAATGAAGGAGGAATCG GTGGAGACAGCTTTGCTTGTGACCGTTGTGGTAAAGTTTTCGCCTACAAATATTACCGTGACAAGCACCTCAAGTACACACGATGTGTCGACCAAGGTGACCGGAAGTACCCATGCCACCTATGCAACCGCTCCTTCGAAAAGCGTGACCGTCTTCGCATACATATCTTGCATGTCCATGAAAAACACAGACCTCATCAATGCAATCAGTGTGGCAAGCGGTTTTCACAGTCCTCGAGCTTAAACAAGCATTTAAGGGTACACAGTGGGGAAAGGCCGTATAAGTGTCCCTATTGTATCAAGGCGTTCACTGCGTCATCCATTCTACGGACCCACATCCGACAACACAGCGGAGAAAAGCCATTTAAATGCCGACATTGTGGCAAAGCGTTCGCCTCCCATGCAGCTCATGATAGTCACGTGAGACGCACGCATACCAAAGAGAAGCCTTGCATTTGTGAATTCTGCGGCAAAGCGTTTGCGCAGTCGTATGAACTTAAATTTCACATGAACATGCACACAGGTGAGAAACCATACACCTGTGAAAAATGTGGCCGAGGATTTTCAAGCCCTTCGTCTCGTGATCGCCATCGATCAAATTTTGATTGCACCACTCGGAAAAACCGAGCTCCGAAGATGATGCGAAAGGGTTCCGAAGGAAATGAGAGTGACTTGAATGGCGCAGACGCAGACGGGTTTATAGCCGAGGAGGAACAAGTTAAATAA